From the Pseudomonadota bacterium genome, one window contains:
- the umuD gene encoding translesion error-prone DNA polymerase V autoproteolytic subunit encodes MDISSLIKSPSVAQVYRAEPGKKLARPLFLSTVQAGFPSPAEDYIEQSLDLNEYLVKNPAATFFVRVAGDSMTGAGIHHDDILVVDRSLTPASGKIVIAIVDGELTVKRFLQYGSRCRLAAENPDYSDIEIENDMNLEIWGVVTTSIHNL; translated from the coding sequence ATGGATATCTCCAGTCTCATAAAAAGCCCGTCAGTGGCCCAGGTTTACCGGGCAGAACCGGGGAAAAAGTTGGCCCGCCCCTTGTTCCTTTCAACTGTTCAGGCCGGGTTCCCCTCTCCGGCTGAAGATTATATTGAACAGAGCCTTGACCTGAATGAGTATCTGGTCAAGAACCCGGCGGCCACCTTCTTTGTCCGGGTAGCCGGCGACTCCATGACCGGCGCGGGAATCCACCATGACGACATCCTGGTGGTCGACCGCTCGCTCACCCCCGCATCGGGGAAGATAGTCATCGCCATAGTTGACGGTGAGCTGACCGTGAAACGGTTCTTGCAGTACGGCTCGCGATGCCGTCTGGCAGCAGAAAACCCGGATTACTCTGATATTGAGATAGAAAATGACATGAATCTTGAAATCTGGGGCGTGGTGACCACCTCGATCCACAACCTCTAA
- a CDS encoding AI-2E family transporter, whose translation MSTYLTSEECLLRQRRATIFYATSAALALLAAVYLIWALRAMILPLMIGMIMAYICLPLIGYLKGKGFSRFWAVIFLSAMFCLLLFSTINLTGKIIPNQKEELELQVRVRYKVNEKFDQMMGTRNNGRGGNLFYTIFGKELEPLRSALDSVLRLSDKERELFTIFHYNPNLYGYAPVADRYWQYYQANRQRDQKEAELQAEKQAQEKSSGVTPHIPQPEGRKSRGSLLLLVFNALSLWLITPLVFLILLFDDGKLKRNLVQAVPNRYFEVTLTVFDSINEALGRYLRGTAIECFLVGTSFTLSLFLVGLEMQWAATIGVIAGLANAIPFLGPVIGLLVGILYAILTEQITPILPFINEGNLLLAIIAVVALVQLADNAIFQPYVLGSAVNLHPLVVIVGVMGGAVIFSFAGMLFAIPAIMVIKVVVTTMFRQLRAYYII comes from the coding sequence ATGAGCACTTATCTCACAAGTGAAGAATGCCTGCTGCGGCAGCGCCGGGCAACGATCTTCTATGCCACGTCGGCCGCCCTTGCCCTGCTGGCGGCGGTGTATCTGATCTGGGCCTTACGGGCGATGATCCTGCCCCTGATGATCGGGATGATTATGGCGTACATCTGTCTGCCGCTGATCGGTTACCTGAAAGGCAAGGGCTTTTCCCGCTTCTGGGCGGTCATTTTTCTCTCGGCCATGTTCTGCCTTCTTCTTTTTTCCACCATCAACCTGACGGGCAAGATCATCCCCAACCAGAAAGAAGAACTGGAACTGCAGGTCAGGGTCCGTTACAAGGTCAATGAGAAGTTCGACCAGATGATGGGCACCAGGAACAACGGGCGGGGGGGGAACCTCTTTTACACCATCTTCGGCAAGGAGCTTGAGCCGCTCCGCAGCGCTCTGGACTCCGTCCTGCGCCTTTCCGACAAGGAACGGGAGCTGTTCACCATCTTCCACTACAACCCGAATCTTTACGGATACGCCCCGGTGGCTGATCGCTACTGGCAGTATTACCAGGCCAACCGCCAGCGGGACCAGAAAGAGGCCGAACTGCAGGCGGAAAAGCAGGCGCAGGAAAAAAGCAGCGGTGTCACACCGCACATCCCCCAACCTGAAGGCCGGAAAAGCAGAGGGTCTTTACTGCTCCTGGTGTTCAACGCCCTCTCCCTCTGGCTGATCACCCCGCTGGTTTTTCTGATTCTGCTCTTTGACGACGGCAAGCTGAAAAGAAATCTGGTGCAGGCTGTGCCGAACCGCTACTTTGAAGTGACCCTGACCGTCTTTGACAGCATCAATGAGGCCCTGGGCCGCTACCTGCGCGGGACAGCCATAGAGTGCTTCCTGGTCGGCACCAGCTTTACCTTAAGCCTTTTTCTGGTCGGGCTTGAAATGCAATGGGCCGCCACCATAGGTGTGATCGCCGGACTGGCCAACGCCATCCCGTTTCTCGGGCCGGTCATCGGTCTTCTGGTCGGAATTCTCTATGCTATTCTGACCGAGCAGATCACCCCGATTCTGCCCTTTATCAACGAAGGCAACCTGCTGCTTGCAATCATTGCGGTCGTCGCCCTTGTCCAGCTGGCCGACAACGCCATCTTCCAGCCCTATGTGCTGGGCAGCGCGGTTAATCTGCATCCGCTGGTGGTCATTGTCGGGGTCATGGGCGGAGCGGTGATCTTCAGTTTTGCCGGGATGCTGTTCGCAATCCCGGCCATCATGGTGATCAAGGTGGTGGTCACGACCATGTTCCGCCAGCTGCGCGCCTACTATATCATCTGA
- a CDS encoding cyclic nucleotide-binding domain-containing protein: MDISRNSPLWAFIFNKSRKRRDKTTILGSIPLFEKLSRWELRAIADIVHQRVYAEGEFVFRKGQPGAAMFVITTGEVKIIDHDRENRDTVIATLGANAFFGELALLDDSPRSASAMAAAGTEIYAFFRTDLDRLFAATPQIGLEVYRALAGIIGTRLKVTNEHLSHK; this comes from the coding sequence ATGGACATAAGCAGAAACAGCCCCCTGTGGGCTTTTATCTTCAACAAAAGCCGCAAGCGGCGAGACAAAACCACCATTCTCGGCAGCATCCCTCTTTTTGAGAAGCTGTCCCGCTGGGAACTGCGGGCCATCGCCGACATTGTCCACCAGCGGGTTTATGCAGAAGGCGAATTCGTTTTCCGGAAAGGGCAACCCGGAGCGGCAATGTTCGTAATCACCACCGGAGAAGTCAAAATCATCGACCACGACCGGGAAAACCGGGACACGGTGATTGCCACCCTCGGCGCAAACGCCTTCTTCGGCGAACTCGCCCTCCTTGACGATTCTCCCCGTTCGGCCTCGGCCATGGCCGCTGCCGGCACGGAAATATATGCCTTTTTCCGAACCGATCTTGACCGGCTGTTCGCCGCGACCCCCCAGATCGGACTTGAGGTTTACCGCGCTCTGGCCGGGATCATCGGCACCAGACTCAAGGTCACCAATGAGCACTTATCTCACAAGTGA
- a CDS encoding arginyltransferase, with amino-acid sequence MDLTLPSEQLRLLENLDRYFSDFPTSCPYDLPEIAIYRMARFSMIPEKIMHTLLAAGYRRYGDTVYTMRCPGCRKCQPIRIDPEEFRANRSQKRALRANTDLEINTTPLAATDDNVRLLQHFFDTRFPGRNNLARDYYAGFFLNSSQFSFEIRYSVKGRLIGVSIVDCGKTWLNAVYFFFDPAEARRSPGTFNILNLIDICRRNRIRELYLGYMIEEVHAMCYKAAFRPHYLLKNGSWQKSDTGE; translated from the coding sequence ATGGACCTTACTCTACCTTCCGAACAACTGCGATTGCTGGAAAATCTGGATCGCTACTTCAGTGATTTCCCGACCTCCTGCCCCTACGACCTTCCGGAGATTGCAATTTACAGAATGGCCAGGTTCAGCATGATTCCGGAAAAAATCATGCACACCCTGCTCGCGGCAGGGTACCGGAGATATGGCGACACGGTTTACACCATGCGCTGTCCCGGCTGCCGGAAATGCCAGCCGATCCGAATCGACCCCGAAGAATTCCGGGCGAACCGGAGCCAGAAGAGGGCCCTCCGGGCCAACACCGATCTTGAAATCAACACAACTCCTCTGGCGGCGACCGATGACAATGTCAGGCTCCTTCAGCATTTTTTCGACACCCGTTTCCCGGGCCGCAACAACCTGGCCAGAGATTATTATGCAGGCTTTTTCCTCAATTCCTCACAGTTCTCTTTTGAGATTCGCTACTCGGTCAAGGGCAGGCTGATCGGTGTATCAATTGTTGATTGCGGGAAGACGTGGCTGAATGCGGTTTATTTTTTCTTCGATCCGGCCGAGGCCAGGCGCAGCCCAGGAACCTTCAACATTTTGAACCTGATCGATATCTGCCGCCGGAACCGGATCAGGGAACTCTATCTCGGCTATATGATTGAAGAGGTTCATGCCATGTGCTACAAGGCAGCCTTTCGCCCCCACTACCTGCTGAAAAACGGTTCCTGGCAAAAATCGGACACCGGTGAATGA
- a CDS encoding Y-family DNA polymerase — protein sequence MKKLFALIDCNNFYVSCERVFNPKLAGKPVVVLSNNDGCIIARSEEAKKLGIKMGEPFFKCEKTLSHHAVHVYSSNYPLYGDMSQRVMAVIGQQEPEVEMYSIDEAFVRLPRSGNITDYGRALREKIRKQTGIPVSIGIGPTKTLAKIANRIAKKRMTSGVFDLTDHPQLTKILAETPAESVWGVGRKSGAKLAAANIHSALDLMQAEDVWLRKIMTVTGLRTAMELRGISCLDLDETSPKKSITCSRSFGHPVQSLEDLREAVATYTAIAAAKLRQQQSVASCLQVYINTDPFSKDQACYFGHRTTLLTGQTANTGELTRAAIRCLKTIYRPGHRYKKAGILLSGLTSDACRQPGLFTPAADQQPELMAAIDRVNRHMGHYTLQYGVAGFRKDWRNRQDRRSPAYTTCWQQLVMVKA from the coding sequence ATGAAAAAACTTTTCGCCCTGATCGACTGCAACAACTTCTATGTTTCCTGCGAGCGGGTGTTCAACCCGAAGCTCGCCGGCAAACCGGTGGTCGTTCTTTCCAATAACGACGGCTGCATCATTGCCCGTTCCGAGGAAGCGAAAAAACTCGGCATCAAGATGGGAGAGCCGTTCTTTAAATGTGAGAAGACGCTCTCACACCACGCCGTTCACGTCTATTCTTCCAATTACCCTCTGTATGGCGACATGTCTCAACGGGTGATGGCAGTGATTGGCCAGCAAGAGCCGGAAGTGGAAATGTATTCCATCGATGAGGCTTTCGTTCGATTGCCCCGCAGTGGCAATATCACCGACTACGGCAGGGCGCTTCGGGAGAAAATCAGAAAACAGACCGGCATCCCGGTTTCAATCGGCATCGGACCAACCAAAACCCTGGCCAAGATCGCCAACCGGATCGCCAAGAAGAGAATGACCTCCGGGGTCTTCGACCTGACAGACCATCCACAGCTCACAAAAATACTCGCTGAAACTCCGGCGGAAAGCGTCTGGGGCGTGGGAAGAAAAAGCGGAGCAAAGCTTGCGGCCGCCAATATCCATTCAGCCCTTGACCTGATGCAGGCTGAAGACGTTTGGCTGCGCAAAATCATGACCGTTACGGGGCTGCGCACCGCCATGGAACTGCGCGGCATCTCCTGCCTGGACCTTGACGAGACCTCCCCGAAGAAGAGCATCACCTGCTCCCGGTCGTTCGGCCATCCGGTGCAATCGCTGGAGGATCTGCGGGAAGCCGTGGCCACCTATACCGCCATTGCGGCGGCCAAACTGCGGCAGCAGCAATCGGTCGCCTCCTGCCTGCAGGTCTATATCAACACCGACCCCTTCAGCAAAGACCAGGCTTGCTACTTCGGGCACCGCACCACGCTCCTGACCGGCCAGACCGCCAACACCGGAGAACTCACCCGGGCGGCCATCCGCTGCCTGAAAACCATTTACCGGCCCGGACACCGGTACAAAAAAGCAGGGATACTCCTGAGCGGCCTCACCAGCGACGCCTGTCGCCAGCCCGGCCTCTTTACCCCGGCCGCTGACCAGCAGCCGGAACTGATGGCGGCCATTGACCGGGTGAACCGCCACATGGGCCATTACACCCTGCAATACGGCGTGGCCGGGTTCAGAAAGGATTGGCGCAACCGACAGGATCGCAGATCACCGGCCTACACCACCTGCTGGCAGCAACTGGTGATGGTCAAAGCCTGA